A single genomic interval of Paenibacillus macerans harbors:
- a CDS encoding glycoside hydrolase family 2 protein — protein MTTTAIPRAEYPRPQFVRNSWRSLNGIWSFAFDDRNVGVKEKWYQGKANFPLEITVPFCYQSELSGIEDKQVHECVWYEKTFAVPDEFAGKRVILHFGAVDYECSVWVNGLPAGKHRGGFASFSLEISDLIAGKDNRITVMARDYLRDLTIPRGKQYWKAKGEVMWFTNMTGIWQSVWLEFVDEIYMEKVRFTPHLDTNEIEIQAFIDGWDDRHRIELDTRIEFAGDVVAEESRRILAGTEAWRVNLRDFNDHGLGRWWSPETPNLYDVSFELKVDGVTVDQIGSYFGMRKISADDGKLCLNNRPYRMKLVLDQGYFPQSLLTAPTEEALRRDVELCKEMGFNGMRKHMMVADPRYLYWCDKLGVLVWGEMAAAYVYNEQYAYRMIEEWKEVIDRDYNHPSIVVWVPLNESWGVADIYYNEKQQHHAQSLYHITKSVDSTRLVISNDGWEHCKSDLCTVHDYCKDPEILNRRYSSIENIIADMPGLEGRKFIYNPGFSYQGEPVLCTEFGGVNYHVEPSSPVVEPKAENGEQFVSQLVDVIRPFVVSGLVQGYCYTQLTDTETEICGLLTWNREPKVPVEVIRRINEGYADF, from the coding sequence ATGACAACAACGGCAATACCAAGAGCGGAATATCCGCGTCCGCAATTCGTCAGAAATAGTTGGCGCAGTCTGAACGGGATATGGTCTTTTGCGTTTGATGACCGGAACGTCGGGGTTAAGGAAAAATGGTATCAAGGAAAGGCGAATTTTCCGCTGGAAATCACGGTGCCTTTTTGTTATCAGAGCGAACTGAGCGGGATCGAAGACAAGCAGGTGCACGAATGCGTGTGGTACGAAAAAACCTTTGCGGTCCCCGATGAATTTGCGGGCAAACGGGTAATCCTGCATTTCGGAGCGGTGGATTACGAATGCAGCGTGTGGGTGAACGGCTTGCCGGCCGGGAAACACCGCGGCGGGTTTGCCTCTTTTTCGCTCGAGATTAGCGATCTGATCGCCGGGAAGGACAACCGGATTACCGTAATGGCCCGGGATTATCTACGGGATTTGACGATTCCCCGGGGCAAGCAATACTGGAAGGCTAAGGGGGAAGTCATGTGGTTTACGAACATGACCGGTATCTGGCAGTCCGTGTGGCTTGAATTCGTTGACGAAATTTATATGGAAAAGGTGCGGTTCACACCGCATTTGGATACGAATGAAATCGAAATTCAGGCGTTTATCGACGGCTGGGATGACCGGCATCGGATAGAGCTGGATACGCGTATCGAATTCGCCGGGGATGTCGTCGCGGAGGAAAGCAGAAGAATCCTGGCGGGCACGGAGGCTTGGCGCGTGAATTTGCGGGATTTTAACGATCACGGCCTGGGACGCTGGTGGTCGCCGGAAACCCCCAACTTGTACGACGTCAGCTTTGAACTTAAAGTCGATGGAGTGACCGTCGATCAAATTGGCAGTTACTTCGGGATGCGCAAAATATCCGCCGACGATGGGAAACTGTGCCTGAATAACCGCCCATACCGTATGAAGCTCGTGCTGGATCAAGGTTATTTTCCGCAAAGCTTGCTGACGGCCCCAACGGAGGAAGCGCTTCGCCGCGATGTCGAATTGTGCAAAGAGATGGGATTCAACGGAATGCGCAAGCATATGATGGTAGCGGACCCGCGATATTTATATTGGTGCGACAAGCTTGGCGTGTTGGTTTGGGGAGAGATGGCGGCCGCCTACGTATATAACGAACAATATGCCTACCGCATGATCGAAGAATGGAAGGAGGTCATCGATCGTGACTACAACCACCCTTCCATCGTCGTTTGGGTTCCGCTGAACGAAAGCTGGGGAGTTGCGGATATTTATTATAACGAGAAGCAGCAGCATCACGCGCAATCCCTTTACCATATCACCAAATCGGTCGACTCAACCAGACTGGTCATATCCAATGATGGCTGGGAGCATTGCAAATCGGATTTATGCACGGTGCATGATTACTGCAAAGACCCTGAAATTCTGAACCGGCGCTACTCGAGCATCGAAAATATCATCGCCGATATGCCCGGCCTGGAAGGAAGAAAGTTTATCTACAACCCGGGTTTCTCCTATCAAGGCGAGCCGGTGCTTTGCACGGAATTCGGCGGGGTAAACTACCATGTCGAGCCGAGTTCTCCTGTCGTTGAGCCCAAAGCGGAGAACGGCGAGCAGTTTGTGTCGCAACTGGTGGACGTGATTCGGCCTTTCGTGGTTTCGGGGCTTGTCCAAGGCTACTGTTATACGCAATTAACCGACACGGAAACCGAAATCTGCGGCTTATTGACATGGAATCGGGAGCCCAAGGTTCCGGTGGAAGTCATCCGTAGAATTAACGAAGGATATGCTGACTTTTAA
- a CDS encoding glycoside hydrolase family 43 protein, translated as MTQHSFRNPILANGADPWIIRHRDGSYYMSVTLGDRIALWRSATLTGLAEVQPKTIWVPAASGPYSRNLWAPELHYIENRWYIYYTANDGGGDDTRRVCVLELSGDDPLNGEWRFKGAVNTEFPGLDGTVIAHRGELYFFYSGYGYFPDYGSAVYAARMANPWTLTGPNVLITAPTLGWEKQGGMAINEGPVFLRRGGWIFLVFSASATWSDDYCLGMTRIAESADLLDAKAWIKHEGPVFVKNPESGVYAPGHNSFTVSPDGSEDWIAYHAYSYSEAEQPRSSGSPRSTRLQKFGWKKDGMPDFGVPQGVDTPIPRPSGE; from the coding sequence ATGACTCAACATTCGTTCCGTAATCCGATTTTGGCGAATGGGGCCGATCCCTGGATTATCCGGCATCGCGACGGGAGTTATTATATGTCGGTGACGCTGGGAGACCGCATCGCGCTTTGGCGCAGCGCGACCCTGACCGGACTGGCCGAGGTTCAGCCGAAGACGATCTGGGTTCCCGCTGCGTCCGGCCCGTATTCCCGCAATTTATGGGCGCCGGAGCTCCATTATATCGAGAATCGCTGGTATATCTACTATACGGCGAACGATGGCGGCGGGGACGACACGAGAAGAGTGTGCGTGCTTGAACTGTCGGGGGATGATCCGCTGAACGGCGAGTGGCGTTTTAAAGGCGCCGTCAATACGGAATTTCCGGGACTCGACGGGACGGTCATTGCACATCGGGGAGAACTATATTTCTTCTATTCCGGATACGGATATTTTCCCGATTACGGATCGGCCGTTTATGCCGCCCGCATGGCCAATCCCTGGACCCTGACCGGGCCGAATGTGCTGATTACGGCACCGACGCTAGGCTGGGAGAAGCAGGGAGGGATGGCGATCAACGAAGGCCCGGTGTTTTTGCGGCGGGGCGGCTGGATTTTCCTCGTGTTTTCGGCGAGCGCCACCTGGTCGGATGATTACTGCCTGGGAATGACGAGGATTGCGGAGTCCGCGGATCTTCTGGACGCGAAGGCCTGGATCAAACATGAAGGCCCGGTTTTTGTTAAAAATCCGGAGTCAGGGGTCTATGCGCCGGGACATAACAGCTTCACCGTGTCTCCGGACGGCTCCGAGGATTGGATCGCTTACCACGCCTACTCCTATTCCGAGGCGGAGCAGCCGCGCTCATCGGGATCTCCCCGCAGCACGCGCCTGCAAAAATTCGGCTGGAAGAAAGACGGCATGCCGGACTTCGGCGTTCCGCAAGGGGTCGATACCCCTATACCTCGCCCATCGGGAGAATAA